In Melopsittacus undulatus isolate bMelUnd1 chromosome 20, bMelUnd1.mat.Z, whole genome shotgun sequence, a genomic segment contains:
- the CERS2 gene encoding ceramide synthase 2 isoform X2, whose translation MFQSLYGCFWWERLWLPENLTWADLEDRDGRVYAKASDLYITIPMAFVFLVVRHLFETYVATPLAAVLNVKERIRLKATPNPVLERFYGATSKHPKQVDVEMLSKKSGCTVRQVERWFRRRRNQDRPSLLKKFREASWRFTFYLLAFIAGMAVIVDKPWFYDLREVWKGYPIQSMLPSQYWYYMIELSFYWSLLFSIASDVKRKDFKEQIIHHVATIILISFSWFANYIRAGTLIMALHDSSDYLLESAKMFNYAGWRNTCNNIFIIFAAVFIITRLVILPFWIMHCTIVYPLELYPAFFGYYFFNLMMAVLQALHIFWAYLIIRMAHKFITGKVVEDERSDREETDNTEEEEDKNGPLSNGHPVLNNNHRKTD comes from the exons ATGTTCCAGTCCCTGTACGGCTGCTTCTGGTGGGAGCGGCTGTGGCTGCCGGAGAACCTGACCTGGGCCGACCTCGAGGACAGGGATGGTCGAGTCTATGCCAAAGCCTCGGACCTGTACATCACCATCCCCATGGCCTTCGTCTTCCTCGTTGTCCGGCACCTGTTTGAGAC GTATGTGGCCACCCCCTTGGCCGCGGTGCTGAACGTCAAGGAGAGGATCCGGTTAAAAGCCACCCCCAACCCGGTGCTGGAGAGGTTCTATGGGGCCACCTCCAAGCACCCCAAGCAG GTGGATGTGGAGATGCTGTCCAAGAAGAGCGGCTGCACCGTGCGGCAGGTGGAGCGCTGGTTCCGGCGCCGGCGCAACCAGGACCGGCCCAGCCTGCTCAAGAAGTTCAGGGAGGCCAG ttggaGATTCACCTTTTACCTTCTTGCTTTCATTGCTGGCATGGCTGTTATAGTGGAT aAACCCTGGTTCTATGACCTGCGGGAGGTGTGGAAGGGATACCCCATCCAG AGCATGCTGCCCTCCCAGTACTGGTACTACATGATCGAGCTCTCCTTCTACTGGTCCCTGCTCTTCAGCATCGCCTCTGATGTCAAGCGCAAG GACTTCAAGGAGCAGATCATCCACCACGTGGCCACCATCATCCTCATCAGCTTCTCCTGGTTTGCCAACTACATCCGTGCAGGGACACTCATCATGGCTCTTCATGACTCCTCCGACTACCTGCTGGAG TCTGCCAAGATGTTCAACTATGCCGGTTGGAGGAACACCTGCAACAAcatcttcatcatctttgcTGCCGTCTTCATCATCACCCGCTTGGTCATCCTGCCCTTCTG GATCATGCACTGCACCATCGTGTACCCGCTGGAGCTCTACCCGGCCTTCTTTGGCTACTACTTCTTTAACCTGATGATGGCCGTGCTGCAGGCGCTGCACATCTTCTGGGCCTACCTCATCATCCGCATGGCCCACAAGTTCATAACTGGAAAG GTGGTGGAGGACGAGCGGAGTGACCGAGAGGAGACAGACAacacagaggaggaggaggacaagAACGGGCCCCTCTCCAATGGGCACCCAGTGCTCAACAACAACCACCGCAAGACCGACTGA
- the CERS2 gene encoding ceramide synthase 2 isoform X1, which yields MSTTAPGGRVQQCRSQGGALSTSVPITSCLLPSMFQSLYGCFWWERLWLPENLTWADLEDRDGRVYAKASDLYITIPMAFVFLVVRHLFETYVATPLAAVLNVKERIRLKATPNPVLERFYGATSKHPKQVDVEMLSKKSGCTVRQVERWFRRRRNQDRPSLLKKFREASWRFTFYLLAFIAGMAVIVDKPWFYDLREVWKGYPIQSMLPSQYWYYMIELSFYWSLLFSIASDVKRKDFKEQIIHHVATIILISFSWFANYIRAGTLIMALHDSSDYLLESAKMFNYAGWRNTCNNIFIIFAAVFIITRLVILPFWIMHCTIVYPLELYPAFFGYYFFNLMMAVLQALHIFWAYLIIRMAHKFITGKVVEDERSDREETDNTEEEEDKNGPLSNGHPVLNNNHRKTD from the exons ATGTCCACCACTGCCCCCGGGGGCAGAGTCCAGCAGTGCCGGAGCCAGGGGGGGGCATTGAGCACCAGTgtccccatcacctcctgcctccttcccagTATGTTCCAGTCCCTGTACGGCTGCTTCTGGTGGGAGCGGCTGTGGCTGCCGGAGAACCTGACCTGGGCCGACCTCGAGGACAGGGATGGTCGAGTCTATGCCAAAGCCTCGGACCTGTACATCACCATCCCCATGGCCTTCGTCTTCCTCGTTGTCCGGCACCTGTTTGAGAC GTATGTGGCCACCCCCTTGGCCGCGGTGCTGAACGTCAAGGAGAGGATCCGGTTAAAAGCCACCCCCAACCCGGTGCTGGAGAGGTTCTATGGGGCCACCTCCAAGCACCCCAAGCAG GTGGATGTGGAGATGCTGTCCAAGAAGAGCGGCTGCACCGTGCGGCAGGTGGAGCGCTGGTTCCGGCGCCGGCGCAACCAGGACCGGCCCAGCCTGCTCAAGAAGTTCAGGGAGGCCAG ttggaGATTCACCTTTTACCTTCTTGCTTTCATTGCTGGCATGGCTGTTATAGTGGAT aAACCCTGGTTCTATGACCTGCGGGAGGTGTGGAAGGGATACCCCATCCAG AGCATGCTGCCCTCCCAGTACTGGTACTACATGATCGAGCTCTCCTTCTACTGGTCCCTGCTCTTCAGCATCGCCTCTGATGTCAAGCGCAAG GACTTCAAGGAGCAGATCATCCACCACGTGGCCACCATCATCCTCATCAGCTTCTCCTGGTTTGCCAACTACATCCGTGCAGGGACACTCATCATGGCTCTTCATGACTCCTCCGACTACCTGCTGGAG TCTGCCAAGATGTTCAACTATGCCGGTTGGAGGAACACCTGCAACAAcatcttcatcatctttgcTGCCGTCTTCATCATCACCCGCTTGGTCATCCTGCCCTTCTG GATCATGCACTGCACCATCGTGTACCCGCTGGAGCTCTACCCGGCCTTCTTTGGCTACTACTTCTTTAACCTGATGATGGCCGTGCTGCAGGCGCTGCACATCTTCTGGGCCTACCTCATCATCCGCATGGCCCACAAGTTCATAACTGGAAAG GTGGTGGAGGACGAGCGGAGTGACCGAGAGGAGACAGACAacacagaggaggaggaggacaagAACGGGCCCCTCTCCAATGGGCACCCAGTGCTCAACAACAACCACCGCAAGACCGACTGA